Proteins from one Catenuloplanes atrovinosus genomic window:
- a CDS encoding GNAT family N-acetyltransferase, whose product MLDKRLYHHLVAWLGQWPPRQTTAVVGSERRTLPGWDGKIHPFLGVGSPSTGTVLSAAVPRVAALRAIADLPVPDLLAKVPDAVGAPDRQAFLGVFRWTTEPAPLPDAGEWTPVTDPVVPEWLRVFAPEVLIHRDPDSGAYLAGVGIKRHDRHGNEISVGTEPAARGKGLARRLVAQAARRILDEGAVPTYLHDVTNLASSRVAESAGFADRGWSFYGLED is encoded by the coding sequence ATGCTGGACAAGCGCCTCTATCACCACCTGGTGGCGTGGCTCGGGCAGTGGCCTCCGCGACAGACGACCGCGGTCGTCGGCTCCGAGCGCCGCACGCTTCCCGGCTGGGACGGCAAGATCCATCCCTTTCTCGGCGTAGGATCGCCGTCGACCGGCACCGTACTGTCCGCGGCGGTTCCGCGGGTGGCGGCGCTACGGGCGATCGCCGACCTCCCGGTGCCGGATCTGCTGGCGAAGGTGCCGGATGCGGTCGGTGCGCCGGACCGCCAGGCGTTTCTCGGGGTGTTCCGGTGGACCACCGAACCGGCGCCGCTGCCGGACGCGGGCGAGTGGACACCGGTCACGGACCCGGTGGTGCCGGAGTGGTTGCGCGTCTTCGCCCCCGAGGTGCTGATCCATCGCGATCCGGACTCTGGTGCTTATCTGGCCGGGGTCGGGATCAAGCGGCATGACCGGCACGGCAACGAGATCTCCGTCGGTACGGAGCCGGCGGCGCGGGGCAAGGGGCTGGCCAGACGTCTGGTGGCACAGGCGGCCCGGCGGATCCTCGACGAGGGGGCCGTGCCGACGTACCTGCACGACGTCACGAACCTCGCGTCGTCGCGCGTCGCGGAGTCGGCCGGGTTCGCGGATCGCGGCTGGTCGTTCTACGGGTTGGAGGACTGA
- a CDS encoding PAS domain-containing protein, with amino-acid sequence MRRTDVRPTGVERTFADHEIIVTKTDMKGVITYANDVFLRLSVFDEDEVIGRPHNIIRHPDMPRAVFKLLWDTLREGREIFAYVVNMASDGAEYWVLAHVTPSRDAAGRIVGYHSSRRRPDRPAIAAVKDLYARLRAEERRHHSAAEGLDASWRMLQDELAARGRTYEEFVFDLTLGAEPPPSAAHNAPHQATPARTGRLNSGPAPSPAGPRNRKPVKVVKNVTSGRHA; translated from the coding sequence ATGAGACGCACGGACGTGCGCCCGACCGGTGTCGAGCGGACCTTCGCCGATCACGAGATCATCGTGACCAAGACGGACATGAAGGGCGTCATCACGTACGCGAACGACGTGTTCCTGCGCCTCTCCGTCTTCGACGAGGACGAGGTCATCGGCCGGCCGCACAACATCATCCGGCACCCGGACATGCCCCGCGCCGTGTTCAAGCTGCTCTGGGACACGCTCCGCGAGGGCCGGGAGATCTTCGCGTACGTGGTGAACATGGCCTCGGACGGCGCCGAGTACTGGGTGCTCGCGCACGTCACGCCGTCCCGCGACGCCGCCGGCCGGATCGTCGGCTACCACTCGTCCCGCCGCCGGCCCGACCGGCCCGCGATCGCCGCGGTCAAGGACCTCTACGCGCGGCTGCGCGCGGAGGAGAGGCGGCACCACAGCGCCGCCGAAGGGCTGGACGCGTCGTGGCGGATGCTCCAGGACGAGCTGGCCGCGCGCGGCCGTACGTACGAGGAGTTCGTCTTCGACCTCACGCTCGGCGCGGAGCCGCCGCCGTCCGCCGCGCACAACGCGCCCCACCAGGCCACCCCGGCCCGCACCGGCCGGCTCAACTCCGGTCCCGCGCCGTCCCCGGCCGGCCCCCGGAACCGCAAACCGGTCAAGGTCGTGAAGAACGTGACGTCCGGCAGGCACGCGTGA
- a CDS encoding DUF6232 family protein translates to MVTYYRDATVEITSDRLRVGPAGYPISALHRVWHRRGSRRWSGVVNRGALGLLMLGPLVAATFGILVALLLETSIAVTAAIVAGSVVVGLAAVPVADLLLDQVDRSYDRGTRELELWALIGGAPVRLLHSTDARRFNQIYRALQRAVESSGVRS, encoded by the coding sequence ATGGTCACGTACTACCGGGACGCGACGGTCGAGATAACCTCCGACCGGCTCCGGGTCGGGCCGGCCGGGTACCCGATCTCCGCGCTGCACCGCGTCTGGCACCGTCGCGGCTCCCGCCGGTGGAGCGGCGTCGTCAACCGCGGCGCGCTCGGCCTGCTCATGCTCGGCCCGCTGGTCGCGGCCACGTTCGGCATCCTGGTCGCGCTGCTGCTGGAGACGTCCATCGCGGTCACGGCCGCGATCGTGGCCGGCTCCGTGGTGGTCGGCCTGGCCGCGGTGCCGGTCGCGGACCTGCTGCTCGACCAGGTCGACCGCTCCTACGACCGGGGCACCCGCGAGCTGGAGCTGTGGGCGCTGATCGGCGGCGCGCCGGTGCGGCTGCTGCACAGCACGGACGCGCGCCGGTTCAACCAGATCTACCGGGCCCTGCAACGGGCCGTGGAGAGCAGCGGGGTCAGGAGCTAG
- a CDS encoding FAD-dependent monooxygenase codes for MAGNAVVIGGGIAGLSAAAGLWRTGWRVTVLERVAAFRPVGAGLVVQANGARCLEALGLGGGLRDRARVDVSGGTRRADGRWLARIGAGDLERRLGTLALGIHRAALHELLLGALPEGAVRTGAEVRSLTENGEVTWQAADGPGRIEADLVVGADGIRSTVRRLLWPEAAEPVHVGVTAWRGITPVWDGDLDVAISWDRGAEFGMVPLIDGRVYWYGAVNAAPGEPAGDEAARVRARFGGWHAPIPDLLAATGTVLRDDLACLDEPLGSYVKGRVALVGDAAHPMTPNLGQGANQALEDAVVLAAVAGRPDGLAEYDRQRRPRSQRVARASRAIGRFGQQLDNPLAVAARNAVMRLTPPGLALRSMARYADWRPPPLT; via the coding sequence ATGGCGGGAAACGCGGTGGTGATCGGCGGTGGGATCGCGGGGCTGAGCGCGGCGGCCGGGCTGTGGCGGACGGGCTGGCGGGTGACGGTGCTGGAGCGGGTCGCCGCGTTCCGGCCGGTGGGTGCGGGGCTGGTGGTGCAGGCGAACGGGGCGCGGTGCCTGGAGGCACTGGGGCTCGGCGGTGGCCTGCGGGACCGGGCCCGGGTGGACGTGTCCGGCGGCACGCGGCGGGCGGACGGACGATGGCTGGCGCGGATCGGGGCCGGCGACCTGGAGCGCCGGTTGGGCACGCTGGCGCTCGGCATCCATCGTGCCGCGCTGCACGAACTGCTGCTCGGCGCGCTGCCGGAGGGCGCGGTCCGGACCGGCGCGGAGGTGCGGTCGCTGACCGAAAACGGCGAGGTCACCTGGCAGGCCGCGGACGGGCCGGGGCGGATCGAGGCGGACCTGGTCGTCGGCGCGGACGGGATCCGCAGCACGGTACGCCGGCTGCTGTGGCCGGAGGCGGCCGAGCCGGTGCACGTGGGCGTGACCGCGTGGCGCGGGATCACGCCGGTCTGGGACGGTGACCTGGACGTGGCCATCAGCTGGGACCGGGGCGCGGAGTTCGGCATGGTGCCGCTGATCGACGGCCGCGTCTACTGGTACGGCGCGGTCAACGCGGCGCCGGGCGAGCCGGCCGGGGACGAGGCCGCACGGGTGCGCGCCCGGTTCGGCGGCTGGCACGCGCCGATCCCGGATCTGCTCGCGGCGACCGGCACGGTGCTGCGGGACGATCTGGCGTGTCTGGACGAGCCGCTCGGCAGCTACGTGAAGGGGCGGGTCGCGCTGGTCGGCGACGCCGCGCACCCGATGACGCCCAACCTCGGCCAGGGCGCGAACCAGGCGCTGGAGGACGCGGTCGTGCTGGCCGCCGTCGCCGGCCGGCCGGACGGGCTCGCCGAGTACGACCGTCAGCGCCGGCCGCGCAGCCAGCGGGTCGCCAGGGCGTCGCGCGCGATCGGGCGGTTCGGCCAGCAACTGGACAATCCGCTCGCGGTGGCCGCCCGCAACGCCGTCATGCGGCTGACCCCGCCGGGACTGGCCCTGCGCTCGATGGCCCGCTACGCCGACTGGCGGCCCCCGCCCCTCACCTGA
- a CDS encoding ABC transporter permease subunit: MTTPTHTGSLLLAEFRRLVARRFVQLMAVLLVGACLIAMVSTVASSHTPTDAELRDATRQAADRLADDREYYRMCSAGSRPTMPCVEPDPADYRAEDYLYGTFVFAKEIPGLVYFVAVFLALFGFLVGASFIGAEMSSGGLTNLLLWRPRRGVVLGAKLGVVTAAVGVLSVVVVAGYIGAFWGVSAISGFAGDTSGTFWPDLTLLAVRSLLLVLACTVIGFSIAALGRHTAAALGVVAAYAVLWEVGLRIVLATVEASKPDLWMLTSYLAAFVDGRVTFYSSYAGCEIYSVDCSNEYVLTWVDGTLVGGAVTVAAAVAAFVLTQRRDLA; the protein is encoded by the coding sequence ATGACGACCCCCACCCACACCGGAAGCCTCCTGCTGGCGGAGTTCCGGCGCCTGGTGGCTCGCCGGTTCGTACAGCTGATGGCCGTGCTCCTGGTCGGCGCGTGCCTGATCGCGATGGTCAGCACCGTGGCCAGCTCGCACACCCCGACCGACGCGGAGCTGCGCGACGCGACCCGGCAGGCGGCCGACCGGCTCGCGGACGACCGCGAGTACTACCGGATGTGCTCGGCCGGCAGCCGGCCCACCATGCCGTGCGTGGAGCCGGACCCGGCCGACTACCGGGCGGAGGACTACCTCTACGGCACGTTCGTGTTCGCCAAGGAGATCCCGGGCCTGGTGTACTTCGTGGCGGTCTTCCTGGCGCTGTTCGGCTTCCTGGTCGGCGCGTCGTTCATCGGCGCCGAGATGTCCTCCGGCGGCCTGACGAACCTGCTGCTCTGGCGGCCGCGGCGCGGCGTCGTGCTGGGCGCGAAGCTGGGCGTGGTGACGGCGGCGGTGGGCGTGCTCTCGGTCGTGGTGGTCGCCGGGTATATCGGCGCGTTCTGGGGTGTGAGCGCGATCAGCGGGTTCGCGGGTGACACGTCGGGCACGTTCTGGCCGGATCTGACGCTGCTGGCCGTGCGCTCGCTGCTGCTGGTGCTGGCCTGCACGGTGATCGGCTTCTCGATCGCGGCGCTGGGCCGGCACACCGCGGCGGCGCTGGGCGTGGTGGCGGCGTACGCGGTGCTCTGGGAGGTCGGGCTGCGGATCGTGCTGGCCACCGTGGAGGCGTCGAAGCCGGACCTGTGGATGCTGACCAGTTATCTGGCCGCGTTCGTGGACGGGCGGGTGACGTTCTACAGCTCGTACGCCGGGTGCGAGATCTACAGCGTGGACTGCTCCAACGAGTACGTGCTGACCTGGGTGGACGGCACGCTGGTCGGCGGCGCGGTCACGGTGGCGGCCGCGGTCGCGGCGTTCGTGCTGACGCAGCGGCGGGATCTGGCCTGA
- a CDS encoding glycoside hydrolase family 3 protein → MTTIDPGLRRLALGTLLAAFRGPVAPEWARDLTAEGLAGFTLFGYNVETPEQLAALTASLREIRPSVLLAIDEEGGDVTRLAHATGSPYPGNAALGAAGDVEATRAIYRAIGLDLAALGINVNLAPTVDVNSADDNPVIGTRSFGADPALVSAHTAAAVAGLQEARVAACAKHFPGHGDTVADSHTELPTVDVPLEVLRSRELPPFEAAIGAGARTVMTAHIRVPVLTGDDPATFSPAVLRDLLRDEFGFTGAVITDALEMKGAAVAAGGIAPAAVRALSAGADLLCIGADVDADLVEEIVTEIIAAVGDGRLSPDRLADAASRNAALAAWTAQPVAAGPVDPSLPDTVARRAVRIDGTVSGLDLSAPLMVQLGSASNIAEGRVPWGLGGYLPHADLLHAAASEVTAEALAARAGERPIILVGRHLHRFPASRALAESLAASHPTVIVELGWPSSSWRPAGACAFIRTHGATQPLAKAAAALLKP, encoded by the coding sequence ATGACCACCATCGATCCCGGTCTGCGGCGCCTGGCGCTGGGGACGCTGCTGGCGGCGTTCCGGGGCCCGGTCGCGCCGGAATGGGCCCGTGACCTCACCGCCGAGGGACTCGCCGGGTTCACGCTCTTCGGCTACAACGTGGAGACGCCCGAGCAGCTGGCCGCGCTGACCGCGTCGCTGCGCGAGATTCGCCCGTCCGTGCTGCTCGCGATCGACGAGGAGGGCGGCGACGTCACCCGGCTGGCGCACGCGACCGGCAGCCCGTACCCGGGGAACGCCGCGCTCGGGGCCGCCGGTGACGTCGAGGCCACCCGCGCCATCTACCGGGCGATCGGCCTGGACCTGGCCGCGCTCGGCATCAACGTCAACCTGGCCCCCACCGTGGACGTGAACTCCGCGGACGACAACCCGGTGATCGGTACCCGCTCGTTCGGCGCGGACCCGGCGCTGGTGTCCGCGCACACCGCCGCCGCCGTCGCCGGCCTCCAGGAGGCGCGCGTCGCCGCCTGCGCCAAGCACTTCCCCGGCCACGGCGACACGGTCGCGGACTCGCACACCGAGCTGCCCACCGTGGACGTGCCGCTCGAGGTACTCCGTTCGCGTGAGCTGCCGCCGTTCGAGGCCGCGATCGGCGCGGGCGCGCGGACCGTGATGACCGCGCACATCCGGGTGCCGGTGCTGACCGGCGACGACCCCGCCACGTTCAGCCCCGCCGTCCTGCGCGATCTGCTGCGCGACGAGTTCGGCTTCACCGGTGCCGTGATCACCGACGCGCTGGAGATGAAGGGCGCCGCCGTCGCCGCCGGCGGCATCGCCCCCGCCGCCGTCCGCGCACTCTCCGCCGGCGCCGACCTGCTCTGCATCGGCGCCGACGTCGACGCCGACCTGGTCGAGGAGATCGTCACCGAGATCATCGCCGCCGTCGGCGACGGCCGTCTCTCCCCCGACCGCCTCGCCGACGCCGCCTCCCGCAACGCCGCGCTGGCCGCGTGGACCGCACAGCCGGTCGCCGCCGGCCCCGTCGACCCGTCCCTGCCCGACACGGTCGCGCGCCGCGCCGTCCGCATCGACGGCACGGTCTCCGGCCTGGACCTCTCGGCGCCGCTGATGGTCCAGTTGGGCTCGGCGTCGAACATCGCGGAGGGCCGGGTGCCGTGGGGCCTCGGCGGCTACCTCCCGCACGCGGACCTGCTGCACGCCGCCGCGTCGGAGGTGACGGCGGAGGCGCTGGCCGCCCGGGCCGGCGAACGGCCGATCATCCTGGTGGGCCGGCACCTCCACCGCTTCCCGGCGAGCCGGGCGCTCGCGGAGTCACTCGCCGCCTCCCACCCGACCGTGATCGTCGAGCTAGGGTGGCCGTCGTCGTCCTGGCGCCCGGCCGGGGCGTGCGCGTTCATCCGTACGCACGGGGCGACCCAGCCGCTGGCCAAGGCCGCAGCGGCACTGCTCAAGCCCTGA
- a CDS encoding acetolactate synthase codes for MTEIEGHGGELALAAVRAYGVTEMFTLSGGHVFPLYDAAHRAGFPIYDVRHEQSAVFAAEAVAKLRRAPGLAVLTAGPGVTNGVSGLTSAFFNASPVLVLGGRAPAFRWGSGSLQEIDHVPIVAPVTKHAGTVASAPEIPAAIGSALRAALTPHRGPVFLDLPLEVVFSVASASFEAAAVPAVEHDPEEASRAAALLAAADRPVIIAGSDVWAGDAVDALRAAAEALDVPVFTNGMGRGALPPGHRLAFAKARRAALKGADVVAVIGTPLDFRLGFGDFGAAAVVHVVDAPSQRATHVTPAASPAGDLRAILTAFAAHAGPRTSHQDWVSGLRDEEDAAAAKHAAEMAAETDPIKPARVYGELRRVLEPDAITIGDGGDFVSYAGRYLEPARPGTWLDPGPYGCLGTGTGYAMGARVTYPDRQICVLMGDGAAGFSLMDVESLVRQRLPMVIVVGNNGIWGLEKHPMHAMYGYDVAADLQPELRYDEVVRALGGAGETVAKAGDLGPALTRAFESGVPYLVNVLTDPADAYPRSSNLA; via the coding sequence ATGACGGAGATCGAGGGCCACGGCGGCGAGCTGGCGCTGGCGGCGGTGCGGGCGTACGGCGTCACGGAGATGTTCACGCTCTCCGGCGGGCACGTGTTCCCGCTCTACGACGCCGCGCACCGGGCCGGGTTCCCGATCTACGACGTGCGGCACGAGCAGTCCGCGGTGTTCGCCGCGGAGGCGGTGGCGAAGCTGCGCCGGGCGCCGGGCCTGGCGGTGCTCACGGCCGGGCCCGGCGTCACCAACGGCGTGTCCGGGCTGACCAGTGCGTTCTTCAACGCGTCACCGGTGCTGGTGCTGGGCGGCCGGGCGCCGGCGTTCCGCTGGGGGTCCGGGTCGCTGCAGGAGATCGACCACGTGCCGATCGTGGCGCCGGTGACCAAGCACGCCGGCACCGTGGCGTCCGCGCCGGAGATCCCGGCCGCGATCGGGTCCGCGCTGCGGGCCGCGCTCACGCCGCACCGCGGCCCGGTCTTCCTGGACCTGCCGCTGGAGGTGGTCTTCTCGGTGGCGTCCGCGTCGTTCGAGGCCGCCGCGGTCCCGGCCGTCGAGCACGACCCGGAGGAGGCGTCCCGGGCCGCCGCGCTGCTGGCCGCCGCGGACCGGCCGGTGATCATCGCGGGGTCGGACGTCTGGGCCGGCGACGCGGTCGACGCGCTGCGGGCCGCGGCCGAGGCGCTGGACGTGCCGGTGTTCACGAACGGGATGGGCCGCGGCGCACTGCCGCCCGGTCACCGGCTGGCGTTCGCCAAGGCGCGGCGGGCCGCGCTCAAGGGCGCGGACGTGGTCGCGGTGATCGGCACGCCGCTGGACTTCCGGCTCGGGTTCGGTGACTTCGGCGCCGCGGCCGTGGTGCACGTGGTGGACGCGCCGTCGCAGCGGGCCACGCACGTCACGCCGGCCGCGTCACCCGCGGGTGACCTGCGCGCGATCCTGACCGCGTTCGCGGCGCACGCCGGGCCTCGCACCTCGCACCAGGACTGGGTGAGCGGGTTGCGCGACGAGGAGGACGCGGCGGCCGCGAAGCACGCGGCGGAGATGGCGGCGGAGACCGACCCGATCAAGCCGGCCCGGGTCTACGGCGAGCTGCGGCGGGTGCTGGAGCCGGACGCGATCACGATCGGCGACGGCGGGGACTTCGTGTCGTACGCGGGCCGCTACCTGGAGCCGGCGCGGCCGGGCACCTGGCTGGACCCCGGGCCGTACGGGTGCCTCGGCACCGGCACGGGCTACGCGATGGGCGCGCGGGTGACGTACCCCGACCGGCAGATCTGCGTGCTGATGGGCGACGGCGCGGCCGGGTTCTCCCTGATGGACGTGGAGTCCCTGGTCCGGCAGCGGCTGCCAATGGTGATCGTGGTCGGCAACAACGGCATCTGGGGCCTGGAGAAACACCCCATGCACGCGATGTACGGGTACGACGTGGCCGCCGACCTCCAGCCCGAGCTCCGCTACGACGAGGTGGTGCGCGCGCTCGGCGGCGCGGGCGAGACCGTGGCCAAGGCGGGCGACCTGGGCCCGGCCCTCACCCGCGCGTTCGAGTCCGGCGTGCCGTACCTGGTCAACGTGCTCACCGACCCGGCCGACGCCTACCCGCGGTCGAGCAACCTGGCCTAG
- a CDS encoding methyl-accepting chemotaxis protein, which produces MRRRAKAAPEASDGEALTLIAQICDRAAAGDLEARVPQLGDDPRAEAARQAVNRLLDTTDAFVRESGAALTASAENRFHRRFLPRGMRGSFEQAATTINRASDNMKEGVHAVDAAKLGRMGLADQLESAVLTVSEQVATAATEMGATANNLSTFARDAVADAERGLGSVSSLRDASDQIRQAVDLITQIASQTRLLALNATIEAARAGEAGRGFSVVANEVKTLATETANSSESIINQVSTVQAAAVGAIQVLERVTGNIREMSGLVEGIATAVDGTHDSGQAGLSQLAEVLRSEVSRFVTLVRES; this is translated from the coding sequence GTGAGGCGCCGCGCCAAGGCCGCCCCGGAGGCCTCCGACGGCGAGGCGCTGACCCTCATCGCGCAGATCTGTGACCGCGCCGCCGCCGGCGACCTGGAGGCCCGGGTCCCGCAGCTCGGCGACGACCCGCGCGCCGAGGCCGCCCGCCAGGCGGTGAACCGGCTGCTCGACACCACGGACGCGTTCGTCCGCGAGTCCGGCGCCGCGCTCACCGCGTCCGCCGAGAACCGCTTTCACCGCCGGTTCCTGCCGCGCGGCATGCGCGGCTCGTTCGAGCAGGCCGCCACCACGATCAACCGGGCCAGCGACAACATGAAGGAGGGCGTGCACGCGGTCGACGCCGCCAAGCTCGGCCGGATGGGACTCGCCGACCAGCTCGAATCCGCCGTCCTCACCGTCTCCGAGCAGGTCGCCACCGCCGCCACCGAGATGGGCGCCACCGCGAACAACCTCTCCACGTTCGCCCGGGACGCGGTCGCGGACGCGGAGCGCGGACTCGGCTCGGTCAGCTCGCTGCGCGACGCGTCCGACCAGATCCGCCAGGCCGTCGACCTGATCACCCAGATCGCCTCGCAGACCCGCCTGCTCGCGCTGAACGCGACCATCGAGGCCGCGCGCGCCGGCGAGGCCGGCCGGGGCTTCAGCGTGGTCGCCAACGAGGTCAAGACGCTCGCCACCGAGACCGCGAACTCCAGCGAGAGCATCATCAACCAGGTCTCGACGGTCCAGGCCGCCGCGGTCGGCGCCATCCAGGTCCTGGAACGCGTCACCGGCAACATCCGCGAGATGAGCGGCCTCGTCGAGGGCATCGCCACCGCCGTCGACGGCACCCACGACTCCGGACAGGCCGGCCTCTCCCAACTCGCCGAGGTGCTGCGCTCCGAGGTCAGCCGCTTCGTCACCCTCGTCCGCGAATCCTGA
- a CDS encoding DUF6232 family protein, with product MTVYYRDDSVEVTSAQLRVEAAAYPISQLEYVWHTRSRFTSRGAARRLIRWLIVTVLTVPGVLLALVLIGLPFIQVDGELNLGVLALGLVACAVLAIALAPLLEVPLTVLDRINDRGVEQHELWAQIVGEQVLLLQTHDATRFGQIYRAVQRAVEASS from the coding sequence GTGACCGTCTATTACCGGGACGACAGCGTCGAGGTGACCTCCGCCCAGCTCCGGGTCGAGGCGGCCGCGTACCCGATCTCCCAGCTGGAGTACGTCTGGCACACGCGCAGCCGGTTCACCTCGCGCGGCGCGGCCCGGCGGCTGATCCGCTGGCTGATCGTCACGGTGCTCACCGTGCCCGGCGTGCTGCTCGCGCTGGTCCTGATCGGGCTGCCGTTCATCCAGGTCGACGGCGAGCTGAACCTCGGCGTGCTGGCGCTCGGCCTGGTCGCCTGCGCGGTGCTGGCGATCGCGCTCGCGCCGCTGCTGGAGGTGCCGCTCACGGTGCTGGACCGGATCAACGACCGCGGCGTGGAACAGCACGAACTCTGGGCGCAGATCGTCGGCGAGCAGGTGCTGCTGTTGCAGACGCACGACGCGACCCGGTTCGGGCAGATCTACCGCGCGGTCCAGCGGGCGGTCGAGGCTAGCTCCTGA
- a CDS encoding ROK family transcriptional regulator encodes MAVTPRPGTPRLLRALNDRAALELLLARGPLTRAQLGEMTGLSKVTASQLVERLEGRGLVTRVGEQAGGRGPNAQLYAVTPGSAHVVGVDFGPDRVVAACADITGAVIGRVELSTKDTDDPVGVVHTAVVRAATSAHAEMATVRRVVLGTPGLVEPDTGDIRFAWDLPRWRHGLRDALGEDLHTPIAFANDVNLAAIAEAHVGAARGVDDFLLLWAGRGVGLAVVLGGRLHQGSTGAAGEIGYLPVPGAPIPRDTGKRGAKGAFQLLAGAEAVRGIGREHGFRGGSAAEVVRAAVAAGTKGGPFLDELAARLALGVSSAAVVLDPPMVVLAGEVGQAGGSALAERVQHEVAATTLVAPKVVVTEVTEEPVLQGALRTALDAVRDEVFGSTV; translated from the coding sequence ATGGCCGTCACGCCGAGACCCGGCACTCCGCGGCTGCTCCGCGCCTTGAACGACCGCGCCGCCCTGGAGCTCCTGCTGGCCCGCGGCCCGCTCACCCGCGCGCAGCTCGGCGAGATGACCGGTCTCAGCAAGGTCACCGCGTCCCAGCTGGTGGAACGCCTGGAGGGGCGCGGGCTGGTCACCCGGGTCGGCGAGCAGGCCGGCGGCCGTGGGCCCAACGCGCAGCTCTACGCGGTCACGCCGGGCAGCGCGCACGTGGTCGGCGTCGACTTCGGCCCGGACCGGGTGGTCGCCGCGTGCGCGGACATCACCGGCGCCGTGATCGGCCGCGTCGAACTGTCCACCAAGGACACCGACGACCCGGTCGGCGTGGTGCACACCGCGGTCGTCCGCGCCGCGACCAGCGCGCACGCGGAGATGGCCACGGTGCGCCGGGTGGTGCTCGGCACGCCCGGCCTGGTCGAGCCGGACACCGGCGACATCCGCTTCGCCTGGGACCTGCCGCGCTGGCGGCACGGCCTGCGCGACGCGCTCGGCGAGGACCTGCACACGCCGATCGCGTTCGCCAACGACGTGAACCTGGCCGCGATCGCGGAGGCGCACGTCGGCGCGGCCCGCGGCGTCGACGACTTCCTGCTGCTCTGGGCCGGCCGCGGCGTCGGCCTCGCGGTGGTCCTCGGCGGGCGCCTGCACCAGGGCTCGACCGGCGCGGCGGGCGAGATCGGCTACCTTCCCGTGCCCGGCGCGCCGATCCCGCGGGACACCGGCAAGCGCGGCGCGAAGGGCGCGTTCCAGCTGCTCGCGGGCGCCGAGGCGGTCCGCGGGATCGGCCGCGAGCACGGCTTCCGCGGCGGTTCCGCCGCCGAGGTGGTCCGCGCCGCCGTGGCCGCCGGCACCAAGGGCGGCCCGTTCCTGGACGAGCTGGCCGCCCGGCTCGCGCTCGGCGTGTCCAGCGCCGCCGTGGTGCTCGACCCGCCGATGGTGGTGCTGGCCGGCGAGGTCGGCCAGGCCGGCGGCAGCGCACTCGCCGAACGCGTGCAGCACGAGGTCGCCGCCACCACACTGGTCGCCCCGAAGGTGGTGGTCACCGAGGTCACCGAGGAGCCGGTCCTCCAGGGCGCGCTCCGCACCGCGCTGGACGCGGTCCGCGACGAGGTCTTCGGCAGCACCGTGTGA
- a CDS encoding enoyl-CoA hydratase/isomerase family protein has product MGEFVRLEVADGIGTIRLDRPPMNALNSQVQEELRAAATAAATDDAVRAVVVYGGETVFAAGADIKEMAGMDYAGMSARAGALSSAFDAVARIPKPVVAAITGYALGGGCELALACDWRVVADDARLGQPEIKLGVIPGAGGTQRLARLIGPARAKELIFSGRMVGAEEALRIGLADRVVPADSVYIAAVELVSAYRNGPAMALRAAKAAIDGGLEMDLASGLAWESQLFASLFATEDQKIGMAAFIAKEKPGFTGS; this is encoded by the coding sequence ATGGGCGAGTTCGTGCGGCTCGAGGTCGCGGACGGCATCGGGACGATAAGGCTGGACCGGCCCCCGATGAACGCGCTGAACAGCCAGGTGCAGGAGGAACTGCGGGCCGCCGCCACGGCCGCGGCCACGGACGACGCGGTGCGCGCGGTGGTCGTCTACGGCGGCGAGACGGTCTTCGCGGCCGGCGCGGACATCAAGGAGATGGCCGGCATGGACTACGCCGGGATGAGCGCGCGGGCCGGCGCGCTGTCCAGCGCGTTCGACGCGGTGGCGCGCATCCCGAAGCCGGTGGTCGCCGCGATCACCGGGTACGCGCTGGGCGGCGGCTGCGAGCTGGCGCTGGCCTGCGACTGGCGGGTGGTCGCGGACGACGCGCGGCTCGGCCAGCCGGAGATCAAGCTGGGCGTCATCCCGGGCGCGGGCGGCACCCAGCGGCTGGCCCGGCTGATCGGCCCGGCCCGCGCCAAGGAGCTGATCTTCTCCGGCCGGATGGTGGGCGCGGAGGAGGCGCTGCGGATCGGGCTGGCCGACCGCGTGGTGCCGGCCGACTCCGTCTACATCGCGGCGGTGGAGCTGGTGTCGGCGTACCGGAACGGCCCGGCGATGGCGCTGCGCGCGGCCAAGGCGGCGATCGACGGCGGGCTGGAGATGGACCTGGCATCCGGCCTGGCCTGGGAGAGTCAGCTCTTCGCGTCGCTGTTCGCCACGGAGGACCAGAAGATCGGGATGGCCGCGTTCATCGCGAAGGAGAAACCCGGCTTCACCGGTTCCTGA